The DNA segment AGATACAGAAAGTAGCTGTCTGTATCGCCACTGCCCCTACAAGCATCCACGACGCAGTGTCAAACGGCTCTAGGAAAGCTGTCGGTGAAATGATTCCAGTCCTCTTCGCCACAACTATAGCAATCCCAGTTTCCATAAAGGGAACGCTAAAGTCTACCACGGCCTCTCTATCCGAATTTATTACCAAAGACGTTAGTACCTATAAAAACAATGTCACTGAAACGGTTTCCGCCTAGGCCTCCGCCTCCTAAGCCTCCGCTGAGAGTTAATTATAAtctagatatttaaaatgtagtgACGTACCATATCCGTCTTTTTATTAACAAGTTCCGCTATGAGACCATTCCATTTTCCATCTTGGAAGGTACCCCATCGACCATCTTCCACCCGCACGAGTTCATAAGTGAACCCCAACTGTTCTGCCAGTTGTTGcaataaatcaatacaaaatcCACTACAGCATTGATATAAGGAACTGTTTCTGTGTGCGGCTCCAGCCTCAAttctaaagaaataaaataaattgaatcaTCAGGCGCTGTGGATCGTAGTCAGGAGGATGAACATTGAAATCTGTCTGATTTTGCCACTTCCGACtttcactttatttattactgtaatataaggaatatatattactaggtagtccagccataagttctgctacaaatgaaaatgcatgttttaaaaatgaagtaatgtaatattattaaaattaattaatgtctcagcaaaaaataaaaaaatattcgaaatggccacttTTGGATTTTATACATCTGTTTGGCCATGAATCTATAGATTTACGCATTGTTTCCAAAGGAAAattcgccactgcttgctccaaagattttttaagagactcaatgtcgccgtgtcgtttagagcaggccatgttCTCTAAAAcagaccataatttgaagtctataGTGTTGAGTACTGGGCTACATGAATGCCAGTCTTCGGaagtccggaacgttggttacgagccaggcttgggtagtttGTACCTTTTGAGCAAGAgtagaatcctgctggaaagtgcacaggtatatttttaaaaagtgtattggtgagaggtttcacaacatgatccaagactgtattTTAATACAGATGCGTGTGAAAATTGTTCtctcctttttcacaaaaatgtagttttgtgactccttaGTCACGACCAAACtatcactgacgcaggatgcTGACCACGTTGTACAGGTGGGCCTTGGAGTTTTGcgatttttgaaaaatttataaaaaaagaaccaAAAGTAATACTGAaacaaattcatttttaatttaatgttaacatTTGGGacattaacttttttaaaataacatcatCTAGATGTGCACCATCGCGCTGCAAACACTCTTCGAATGTTGACTTCAAATTGCCGAAAACTCGTTCGCACATGGCGCGCGGAATAGCGGCCAATTCTCTGCGGATGGCCTTCTACTAGGAAATTGTGGTCGGATTATTGCTGTAGACTCtaatttttcatgtatcccCACAGGAAAAAGTCTGGTGGGGTTAAATCCGGACTCCTAGGTGGCCATAGATTGTCACCTCGGCGAAAAAAGAGTTTTCCAGCAAAACATTTCCTTTACGACTGCCAAACTCTCGTTTGATGTATGGCATGTGGCGTCTTGTTGAAACCAGGTCGGACTACTGTACCCATAAAATTCTGACAGCTGcgggaaaaataattttcgtaCCATGACTATGGTAATTCCCTCGCTGGTCTATTCTGTCACATTCGGCGAATGCAAAgggttttgtttgtttgataAGTTGATTGTCTGAGGCCCAATAAAGACTATTTTGGTTATTTACGTAcccatttaaatgaaaataggCTTCgtctgaaaaaataatattgttgaaGCTCCGAAAACACTCTACCATTGGTCAGTATCTCTGAGGTTTCTGATTGAGGGTCGAACCGGTAGCCTTTATTTCcaaatcataattataatagattagaagtttcattgattttcaattgaaaaaaaaatgcaatccAATCCATAGTGAGAGCGAAATAAACGTCGAACAATAACGCAAGAATCagcatttttgtaataattttttacacaGAACGCACGCTGTTCACCCGTGAAGTACTCCATCGTGACGCATTTTCCGAGAGGCGAGAACCGAGCTACAGATTCCCAACTCCCGCGCTGCGCTCCCATTCGCCGTTTCAACGCTATAGTTTCAacgtttttaaattcgtaCGCCTCTGTGGCCCATCctgtacctttccgaccacttgaaCACCTTCTTTAGAAGtgtgagcgtacactttatcttttattttgcttattgtagtgttcttctatcgcgatttttttttcatcggtaaagaggatttcctgtgcttttcacctgcgtatcgcAACAAAGGCGTTTTGATCGATGCTCTatctttaaatgtaaatattcatttagggcatgtcctgtatatcgacAATGAGCACGAAGTTTCAAGcgttgttttataataccCGACAGAGTCCTAGCTGGATCTTCATTTCGTTCGACAAGATTGTTTGCTTCCTAAAGGGTTTTCGAAGAATTCTGgttttaacagcattaacagcctttgtagttctaacaatACCCACTATGTGctaggcgatcactgcaatcctatttattttaacaccccattccatattgtaatttgataatgaacacgaaaaaatatgtgaaatggcgcaaaatcgaaagaaatttctaaaattatagtgttccaaattaaaaataatcataaatttgaaaaaaggaaaacttttcatataacagtatttatggccagattAGTTAAATGTCTAAAACGTACCCAACAATTTCAACTTCAGGTGCAACACGACAAATGACACCTCGGTCTAAAGAGCAACGACCACTTACAGGATCGGGTGGtgctaaattaatataaggaGGTTCTTCTAGGAAAGTAATTCTCATATGAAACTTTTCTGGAACTCCCTGCGGTGGTGTATGTAGACCTCCAGGCCAAATTATGTCCTTTATAGCTAAATGTTCCTTAGGGTACGAGTTCCACGTCCCGATTTCTTCCCATATGAGCTGATAAAGATATGTgactatgtttattatttattttaaaatagatgagtgcttaattttgattattataaatatggcatgatacaacattctttaaataatcTGCTTCTCCTAGGTATCAATCtgacaaaataatatgtaatatgtaagataataattttatgtaagtaGGTACATAAATTCACTGCATTAAAATGATTAAGACTAAAAATTAGActaatatcttaatataacgAATATCAGTGTTAACTTAAGTTACCTGATCTCCAATAGTAGGCCGTAAGTTCATTATTTTCAGCTCGGTGGCTCGCAATTCACCATCGGAAGTGAACTCTATACTCGGTCTTCCTGAGTCGCTTTCCACACTAACGTTACGCAGATGTCGATAGAATCTTTCACCGGTTGACCACCTTGCCTCACCACTACCCGCACTATCGCAGGATAGTCTAGTGCCCAAAGGATATCTCAAGTTTTCAGTTTCTGATAAATATGATTCCACTCCATATGCAAATACCTTTACCGCTGTTGCTATTTCTGATATGATGGAAGAGCTCGTTGTATCGAAATGCACTCCTGCAAGATTATATAAAGTGTAAAAGTACTTTCTTTGTCATTGCCGTTTGtatatatcattttttatttatttgtttttcttgttaGGTATATGTTATCCTACTGATATAACCTTTTGTTGGATTACGTACTTAGCTATTTACGCGAACGACACATTTGTGTGGGTTGCCCAATATTAGGTGTACGCGAATCTTTCGTGATCTGATGCCTGattgtttttcaaaattttattatttaattttaattaatgaatattagTGTTTTATGTTACAAGTGACAAGTACGCAGCTTATGTGTGACATCTACACAGCaatgtttctattattttttcttagtaTTCACGACTATAAAGACAGCAGTTACCAACCCAACATGCCTACAGGAAATTTGTTCGGCGGTTGCATCGAGCCCAGGACACTTTGAGTTACGATCCAAACGTAACTTTCTCCAGTGAGGTGTAAATCTCCGGCAGTAGAAAGAATATCAGCGGCCTCGTCCCGCGTAGCATACAATAGCATAACTCTTGCTTCACTAGTCACCAACTCGTTGAGATCAGCTGGTTTCTTTACAACAACTGCGTTTAGTATTGTGAATTTAAAACGATCCTGAAAAAtcctcatttttatttcaaaatgtcAGATATTTTCGTTGATCAGTCATCATATGATCAAACTGGCGTGCTCATATTTGTTCAGGCTttctttatcatttatatgTACAAAGGTATTgctttcataaaatataaatatataaagaaatactttcgtttaaatatacattccTACAATTTGCCTCGGGCCTACGgaccaaaaaataaatactgagGTTATATAAATGTCGTAAAACTTTCTCTTACTTGTAGCGAGGAAACTCTTTCCCGAACggcttgaataaaatcatCATGCCCTGCTATAGCAGATGTGACCACACTGAACTGATGCCATTTATACCTCTCCAGAATAGAAAGCATTGCTGCAGTTTGATGTTCAATTGTTGGGGCCAATTGCAATCTCAAGGATGCATGCGAGGCATGCTTCTCTAACCCGCTGTTATCAGCGTTCCACGCAATGACCTATGAGAAACCGTAAACCCAACTAAATGTTAtgcacaaacattttacgCATGCCAAAAAATGCTTTACTAGTTGGTACATAATTGTTTCTATGTGAAAGCGAAGTATAGGAAGTCATAAAAAGCTTTACCGGTATGCCAAGATATCCGGCCAGCTGTAGAAAATATTGTGCAGAGGCAGTAGACCGCCCGTATTGTTCATGATTCATAAGATATAGTATAGCAGACACGTTGACTGCTAAAAATTCTTTACATAGCGAGTCCAAGATAGCTGAAAGCATCAATAATGTTTAACTCACTTCAAGAGTGCTATTCAAGGAAGACAGTGAAGATTTAGATAGATAAAATTGCTAGGCGTAACAGTCTTGCATGCACTGCACGTGCGTTTCGTGTTATCTACCTAAGGATGTTTAGGATTCATTTATCGGGTTTTGAATACTATTTATACCATTCCTTTTTCATGCAATCTTATAAAGATGTATAGatacatttcaattttttaaaatcttgcaAATTCATAAATTAGTAATCTAgcgtaattaattacaatcttTAGTAAAACTTACACATAGGACTAGGCGTCAAGCCCTGCATAGAAAGCGTTATATTCAGACGCACTTGTGAGAAGAGTTTTAATTTACGCGGCAATTTTGATAAGGCTGCCTTCTCGGCCCTTGTGTAATCACGTGCGCCGAAAGCCTTGTGGGGCACCACAAGGGCAGCGGTGATCACAGAGGGTTGTCGCGGTATTTGGGGAGCAGGGGAGGTCCGCGGACGTGCTCCAAGACGGACTCCGCTGCCGCGAGCACCCTCTCTGCCCCCGCCGCCGATTGTACCGCTACCGATTTTGATACCACCACCGCGCTCCGCATTTACAGCTACCAACGCTACCAGCGCGGCCAGCGCCATCAGCGAAGCTCGCGCCTGCATCTTCATTTTTGATGCTGTAGATATTATACCATTTATCGCAGATATCACAAAAGAGAAtgcattatacatatataggcAAGTACCTACTTACCTAATGATATAAAGACAACAttgatttcaatatatttcttttgaaaattttagataaacaaattgttgtttacaaataaagtaattatttgtaaatatcatttatttcaacatTTTGATACTATTTGTGCTTGTTGTTCCCGCGGTAATCGCATCACGCAGTAGGTTAACTGctcaagatttatttttttattattataattaattgattcaAGATGTAATGTGGAATATGGTGATAAaaccataataattaataactaattttgCTGATATGAGCAAACCTCCGGcccgtattttataaatatgtgtatgtaattacaatattttgcatgaaatttatttgtaaatgtataaattaaaataataatataaatttaaatgtatttttagctAAATGCTTACACGTAactttacattaatacaaCGTTCTCGAGGAGGCACTAAACCCAAAAGAACTTACTTCAAAGacataaaacaacaataataagAGAGTAGTCCCCTTCACTAAGCACATAATACCGAAACTAACTTGTTGTAAtttgttatgtaattttttggaaatttaaggtatataaaagtcttaaataaataaatactactaCTAAGTGTACAATAAAAAAGACCTAATACATCGAAGACGACTacctaaaaactaaaatatagtaaagtaTCCTCCTTTAGCACATCTTATCTGCGCATTTTCAAATcgatatttaagtaattttggCAATGGAAATTTATATCCTCAGCTATAAAGTTGATAGTgtactttttttgtttttcacgcgtatttatttgtttttgtttatttatcaataacttattgattttaatggtcaataaaaattacaactcATATTCTAGGTGCTACACCACTTATAATCCCTTAAAGTAATATCAGTTCATCGGGTACTTATCAGAGGcgttatttatacaaaatagattaaaataaagaatcaGCAGAATACCTATAAGCGCCGAAAACGGTGATGGCAATGGCAGCGTCGGTGGCGCGGCAGCGTGCTTTGAGCTATCCACATAAATTGATAAGGCGGCGGGCCGACATGGGGTCGTTCTAGGACGGACAGTGGTGTGGCTACAGCAACGAAAGTAACACGCGTGTTTACGTAAGCGCCACGCCCCGGGCCACGCGttggcgtcgaggggcgcggcGCACAGCACCTCCGGTCGCTGAGGGCCGACTGACGCACCCTCACCCCTCAGATCTCACGGGCAACGCCGCGCCTGCGTTTACAAGGTTCCACGCCTACCATTATATAAGCTCCACCAAAGATCATTTTACGGCCCTGTTATGGGAATGAATGAGAATTGCGCGATGATATTGATACGGGATTAGGCACATTATGAAAACACTAGCTACCGACCGCGCCTTAACCCCTTGTATATAAAAAGCATTTAGACATAGTTAGAGCATAGTTTATAATACTCCATATAACGATGGTCTAAATTCATTGGATtccatttattacaatttagcTATAGCGACGTTAAATGAAGTCTAGTAAGTAGTCTCCCTTGAACTGTATATACAGTGGAGACCTAATGTGAATCCGCGTGAAGGTATAGCGACTGTTTTTAATGGATGATTTCGTAACAAATTCTGCCGATATTGCGACCGGACTCGGCCGCGAAGGACATATTCTTATCTTTCGTATACAATCACATAGATGGTCAGCAAACGTAGaccttttatttatagatattggCCAAGTAGCTACGCTTACCTACGTATACGTTTTAAATTTAGGGTTCAATTATAAAGTGTATGTATCTGTATGTCGGTGTGTAGGTATGTGGATATTTACCTTTACCTGTAAAGACGTCCGGATAATGGAAATAACGAATATGATTCGAGTGGACCCATCATCGTCCTTATACCCGAAATCTACTGTAGTTTAATTTACTTCAGAACAATTTAATTACGTAGAAATGTATGTCATTTATATTCATAcacataattttgaaatttcgaaactttaaatatttgatgtgAATAAACATGAGTGGTggaaagttaaaattttagatatttatcaaaatttgtaAATGGCATAAAAGCAATagatttagaatttaaataccGGACATACCCTAGTTGTAGTTTGTAGTCTTAAGGCTAGTGTACCTAGTGAACAGAATACCTGTACACTGAATAACATATTAAGTATCATTATCGCAAGCTCGCTTTAAGAAGTTAGATCTTAAGAATAATTATGGATCATCacataaattagattttaaggTATAAATACCATTTGGTAGCTGTTGTtagccaataataaaaatataaattataagtgttTCATGCACCTGAGCATATTATGATGAGtgcattcaaaatattattttttaaagactaTCTTCTCTAGACATTGAAATCAATCAACTTCAAATGTTTAGGAAATAAATGTTGAAGTTATAGGTACTTTAGTATTTTAACTACATAGTCATTTTCTTTGCCTTATTTGGttgtaaacattaaaatatacatgatGGTTACAAATGATATTATGAGTAAATGTGGTAAATAACATTGTTTGCTGCatacattacaaaatatttatatctttagttgcacactaatatatatgtgtgtacaAGTAGATTATCACAGATATTCACAGCCGTAAAGTTACTTAACTGACTTTATCTAGTTTAACACCATTATATCAATCCACAGTGAAGTCTCATCACTGAGGACTTAAAATTTTTAACTATGTGCTTTATTCACTGTCAAAGTCCCATACAATTTCAATGAGCCAAAATGTTCATACTTAACAAAACTAAGTTCAAAATAGTTCACCACAACACTGATACATTTTACTGAATAAAGTTCAAAGttcaaacacatttatttattaatttcaagtaAACATACATTGTAGGATTAACTCTATCGACGATCTCTATATCTATGTGAGTCACGATCACGACTTCTACCTCGAGAACGATCGGATGTACGCCAAAGAAATTCATCAACTGAACGTTCATATGACCTTTTATCATAAACAAGCACTGAACGTGGGTACTCTCCCAAATCATAGTAACGAGGTGGAGGAGGGGGAGGAGGAGGAAGCCCTTCATATGGTGGAAGAGCAGCACTAAAACCAGGTGGAGCCACATAAGGTAAAGGAGGCAGCTGGTGATGCATAGATCTCATATACTCTGCTACATATGCTTCTGCAGCAGCAGATCCACTACTGGCATAACTATCTCTTCCTCGAACAAACCATGACGGGAGTCTATCCCTCAAGTAAGGAGAAGGTGATCTTCTTTTATATGACCCCAAACGACTTCTAGGTGAAGAAAAAACTTTACGCCTTTGTCTAGAAGTACTCATAATCCTGCTTCTAAATTGACCACCCCGAGAGGACAAAGGTGCTCTATATGTCCTATATGTACCACTCTTGAGGTATCCTTTTTTAGAGGATTCCTTTGATTTTCTCAGAATTGGAGTCATTTCTATACCTTCATCTTCAGGGAATAATCTACATAGTTCTTCAGCAACCTTTGGTTCAATTTCCTGTCCATCTCGGCCTATTTTCACTGGTTTTCCTTCATTCCAAGGGTTGTATAAATGAAGTGTACTGCTGAAAGGTAATTCTTTTCGACATATCCAATCAACTTTAAACACCCCATCCAACACTTTGGCTGATAAACCAGGAGGTAGCACCCAAGAAACTGCGGGGACATCTCTGCGAGACTCACTACCCAGCCTAGCAAAACCAGCAAATTTACCACTCTctttaactgaaaatattaaaagaacatTTCTTGATTCCCTATAGGCTTGATTTAAGTTTGCTTCATTCTGGGGTAAGGTTGACCAAACCCCTTTGGCTTTTGACAAAGTTATGTTCTCTGCATTGTTTGATTTAATCAAGAAAAACCTGGTGTCcctaaacaaataatttaatttcgtcATATAGTCATATGTTTTTATCTTAGCGGCTCCTGATGTGCGACGACGTTTGGCTTCAGCAGGAGAATGACTACTGGACTTAGCACGTTTTCTGTTACTACGGCGTTCTTTTGATTTTGTGCTTACACTACTAATACTTGGACTGCTCGAGTCACTCGAGGATGAACTTGAAACCTCACTTCGTGTATCGTACGCATCTTTCATTACTTCTTCcaattgttttaattcttCACCGATTTCAGCTTCAACTTCTCCTAATCCGAGATTGACTGCATCGGTGTTATTAGAAGACTCCATTATAGAAATACACTGCGTCTTaccaatatttctttttatatataggtttgcttaaacattgtataaaacaattgtaaaattacaaaaatattgtttccaAATACcccataaaattataataactagaACCGAAATTAAcaattctttaatatttatttaagtcaataataaaatttacgttAATTTATGTCAGAAGTGAGAAGCACAGGCTACGATAGCGTCGGATCACAGACCAAATGAGTTAGTATTTACTATTTAGTCATTGACTTTGTCTTTAGTCTCTAATCCTCAAATCGTAATCTATTGCTATTTGATATTCTCAATTATGTTGTgagcaaaataatttacaattatgaaataaaagtttttttttactagttGAGCTTATTTCTACAGAATACTTCCTAGTATTCCTGCGATGTTgacatttttcttaaaataggAAGGAAAATTACTGTGGGAACAATAAACCTAATatatttggtatttttattaacataataatgtgctataatctgaaataataatactaaataaatataaaaatacacagatCACATACCAGGAAATGTTATATGGAATTTTTTAGAGGATGCGGAAACCCAAATGACAAGATTATTATCACCTGATTTTAATTTGGAAAAGTTGGTAGactgtatttttaagttaagtttaaatttttttgcgAAAATCGCAAACACTTTTCAGAAGTTTTCATTTagtgatattaattaaatataaattttaatacatatctCACAGTAGTAAATAGAAGTGCtttgttttggttttattcttttataagaaatgcattatgtacaaaaatatttggaaaagTTACAGAAtcctaaaacaaataatactcCGATAAGTAATggatttaaaacaaacatttttctatattgTAGCTACTATAGCTTCTATTCGCAAAAGGTatgttaaaatagaaatagttgaaaaatctaaatatatttaagaaactatttttattaaaaattatattcttttttttcaaGGTTTTAATGGCactttatgaaaaaaatatagagtTTGAGCCTCTGTTAATCGATATAACGAAAGGGGAGCAATATTCTTCATGGTTTCTCGAAATAAATCCTAGAGGGGAAATTCCTGtgttaaaagttaataatgcTATAATACCAGATTCAACTAGAATTTTGGATTACTTGGAATTTTACTTAAACCaaggtttattatttaaataatgattcataagcacttattatatttctatatttaaattataatataaaatttacagaaaCTCCCccattaattaatgtttcggCAGACAACAAAGTAATGAAAAATGTCAACATGTTTCGAGAAATGATAGAGGCTTTACCTGCAGGTCTTATCACTGTTGGTTCATTCTTTCACCCTCACTTGTGTGGAACACCAAAAATGCCATTTATATTACCTGTCCGAGAAGTACTTAAaagtaatgtatttaaattaaattttatgactaataataatattagtaaggAGCAATGATGAACTAATTATTCTTTTAGATGGAGATTTATGTAACTCAAAAAATTTGCGAAAATTAGCAAAGGCAAATCCAAAAGCTGAAaatgttttactttataaagCAGAAATACAAGATAGAAAGCatgaaattattacaaatgaagaagaatatttgaaagtattaaatgttgtaGATGATGTTTTATCACATGTTGAAGAACAATTAACAAGACAGTATCAAGGTAAAGGGTTATCATGAATATCATCAAACAGACATACTTACAATgaaattaaagttataattaaacaagttGCTTCTGGTCATTGTACATGCTTATTACTTCaaactgaataaataaaaaacatattcatTCACTTTGAATTGATACTCCATTTAATTTACAGACAGTTGGCTGTGCTGTGAGCAATTTAGTATTGCTGATATCAATTTAGCTGTGTTACTTCAACGTCTCTGGGAATTAGGGCTGGAAGAGAGATTCTGGACCAGAGGAAAACGTCCTCATATTGAACAATATTATGAACGTGTAAAGGAGCGAGAATCATTTAAAAAGACAATACCAGGTCTGCCTgtacatattaaaatgataGTTACTTCACAACCTCCCGCATATATTGGGGCGGCAGGTGCTATTTCAGTAGGAATGGTTCTTGTACTGGcctatttctttaaaaaacttatacattaaatgaagaagtattaagaaaattttaggCTGTGTATAGGAAGTACCACACAAATGTACTTACAtttgtaataatgtaattattccATAATAACTTAATCTCAATTATACTtcagtattatatttactttaagatTAATAAGTTGTTTTGaacatgtaaaatatttagtgtatgattcttttaaataaaatatcatgtaGATAagcaactaaaaatataaattgtcacATTTCAGtgtttaaataaactcaataaattatttatttaaaaccaggtgtcaatatataaaacaaacaagttTATTACAGTAACAAGTCACATCAATtacaaacaacaaataaatattttcaagttatttacaataaatggAAACAACATTGTGCTATCATTTGTtgctgaataaaataaattcaaacttATGTACCACATAGATAACCAATCTCAACTATATAAGCTACAACAAAACCActgtacaattattatttcccataacaatacaaaaaggACCACTTAAACCTTAAGTTCCTTATTTTATCTACTATCTTCTGTTGTGTTATTTTCttggattttattaataggcATACCCATAAAATGTTTGCTATTTGTTAAACTAGATCTTTTTCGAGTTGGTATATTTGTTTGCACTGGTTTATCACTGTTGTACTTGAACAGACCTTGTCCTGGCAAGTTAGGCATAATATTGGGAATTGTATACCATAATCTGTATGTCACAAACCAAGATAATATAGCTATAATTCCACTTATAAACTTCTCAACcataatatgataatataatatagttgaAACTAACATTACATCCCATAATAGCTGAAGACAAGCAATTGCCATGAGAAGTGCCCTGACATATGGTGTAAACTTTTCATaagaattctttaaaatattcatatcatCAGGTTTTATATTCCTCAATGGATTTTGACTTGGTGATTTATCATTTTGACTTCTTGAATAATTTTCATCTCttatataatcttttattCTTTCCCAACCATTAATAGCTTTAGCTTCTTCAATCAAGACTAGACTggaatatatcaatataaaacagTGTCCAGAAATATCAAAGCCATTCCAGAAATGTCCATTTTTCAAACAAGTTACCTTGCTATCAAATTTGTTGGAATTGCATCTGCcatattttgtttctattatattaaaaactgttGTCCACATGTACCATGATATAGTAGCAATTAATAATCTTGATAAATGAGAAGTAACAATTACTTTTCTTTTG comes from the Pieris brassicae chromosome 4, ilPieBrab1.1, whole genome shotgun sequence genome and includes:
- the LOC123708195 gene encoding glutamate receptor ionotropic, NMDA 2B isoform X2 yields the protein MKMQARASLMALAALVALVAVNAERGGGIKIGSGTIGGGGREGARGSGVRLGARPRTSPAPQIPRQPSVITAALVVPHKAFGARDYTRAEKAALSKLPRKLKLFSQVRLNITLSMQGLTPSPMSILDSLCKEFLAVNVSAILYLMNHEQYGRSTASAQYFLQLAGYLGIPVIAWNADNSGLEKHASHASLRLQLAPTIEHQTAAMLSILERYKWHQFSVVTSAIAGHDDFIQAVRERVSSLQDRFKFTILNAVVVKKPADLNELVTSEARVMLLYATRDEAADILSTAGDLHLTGESYVWIVTQSVLGSMQPPNKFPVGMLGVHFDTTSSSIISEIATAVKVFAYGVESYLSETENLRYPLGTRLSCDSAGSGEARWSTGERFYRHLRNVSVESDSGRPSIEFTSDGELRATELKIMNLRPTIGDQLIWEEIGTWNSYPKEHLAIKDIIWPGGLHTPPQGVPEKFHMRITFLEEPPYINLAPPDPVSGRCSLDRGVICRVAPEVEIVGIEAGAAHRNSSLYQCCSGFCIDLLQQLAEQLGFTYELVRVEDGRWGTFQDGKWNGLIAELVNKKTDMVLTSLVINSDREAVVDFSVPFMETGIAIVVAKRTGIISPTAFLEPFDTASWMLVGAVAIQTATFCIFIFEWLSPSGLNRSPGQINVQNRFSLCRTYWIVWAVLFQASVHVDSPRGFTARFMTNMWAMFAVVFLAIYTANLAAFMITREEFHELSGIDDPRIVKPKTYQPPLKFGTVPWSHSDATLKKYFREPHSYMTPYNRSTVSAGVTSILTGDLDAFIYDGTVLDYLVSQDEDCRLLTVGAWYAMSGYGLAFTRNSKYLGMFNKRLLDLRANGDLERLRRYWMTGTCKPNKQEHKSSDPLALEQFLSAFLLLMAGILLAAAILFCEHLYFRYAREHIVKSDLHPCCTLVSISMGQSLSMQNAVMETTTDQGFRFGKRPHCRSAVCAAQIWRAQHERDAAVARARQLAVVLAAHGLQPPPRRLASAAALHAHAHDATRPRTLHVPADILPDLDRPLSCDDLRARERTRVEMETVL
- the LOC123708195 gene encoding glutamate receptor ionotropic, NMDA 2B isoform X3; its protein translation is MYNAFSFVISAINGIISTASKMKMQARASLMALAALVALVAVNAERGGGIKIGSGTIGGGGREGARGSGVRLGARPRTSPAPQIPRQPSVITAALVVPHKAFGARDYTRAEKAALSKLPRKLKLFSQVRLNITLSMQGLTPSPMSILDSLCKEFLAVNVSAILYLMNHEQYGRSTASAQYFLQLAGYLGIPDRFKFTILNAVVVKKPADLNELVTSEARVMLLYATRDEAADILSTAGDLHLTGESYVWIVTQSVLGSMQPPNKFPVGMLGVHFDTTSSSIISEIATAVKVFAYGVESYLSETENLRYPLGTRLSCDSAGSGEARWSTGERFYRHLRNVSVESDSGRPSIEFTSDGELRATELKIMNLRPTIGDQLIWEEIGTWNSYPKEHLAIKDIIWPGGLHTPPQGVPEKFHMRITFLEEPPYINLAPPDPVSGRCSLDRGVICRVAPEVEIVGIEAGAAHRNSSLYQCCSGFCIDLLQQLAEQLGFTYELVRVEDGRWGTFQDGKWNGLIAELVNKKTDMVLTSLVINSDREAVVDFSVPFMETGIAIVVAKRTGIISPTAFLEPFDTASWMLVGAVAIQTATFCIFIFEWLSPSGLNRSPGQINVQNRFSLCRTYWIVWAVLFQASVHVDSPRGFTARFMTNMWAMFAVVFLAIYTANLAAFMITREEFHELSGIDDPRIVKPKTYQPPLKFGTVPWSHSDATLKKYFREPHSYMTPYNRSTVSAGVTSILTGDLDAFIYDGTVLDYLVSQDEDCRLLTVGAWYAMSGYGLAFTRNSKYLGMFNKRLLDLRANGDLERLRRYWMTGTCKPNKQEHKSSDPLALEQFLSAFLLLMAGILLAAAILFCEHLYFRYAREHIVKSDLHPCCTLVSISMGQSLSMQNAVMETTTDQGFRFGKRPHCRSAVCAAQIWRAQHERDAAVARARQLAVVLAAHGLQPPPRRLASAAALHAHAHDATRPRTLHVPADILPDLDRPLSCDDLRARERTRVEMETVL